Proteins encoded in a region of the Trypanosoma brucei gambiense DAL972 chromosome 11, complete sequence genome:
- a CDS encoding protein kinase ck2 regulatory subunit, putative gives MNYPMYVGEYSDDRTGFDEEVDEEVIPWIVWFCEMKSHEFFCVVDRDFIDDEFNLTGLSSMVSFYHYALDLILDLETQSSSRLTEEQQRLVESSAETLYGLIHARFITTPRGLKLMEEKFVEGEFGRCPRVFCGGQAVLPVGQSDVVRESSVKLFCPKCQDIYYPRSSRHRALDGAFWGTTFPHLFLMHLRENGKVIGRPKQQYIPRIYGFRLHNKEKCVRDEDVERAGSVGGGAAGADEGDAEEEEEQEEEEGSHHQQQIGGEGSTRQNTPNSRKGRSGARGPRGEPEETPKR, from the coding sequence ATGAACTACCCGATGTATGTTGGCGAGTACTCCGATGATCGTACAGGCTTCGATGAGGAGGTTGACGAGGAAGTCATACCGTGGATTGTGTGGTTCTGCGAAATGAAGAGCCACGAGTTTTTCTGCGTGGTGGACAGGGACTTCATTGACGATGAGTTCAACCTTACCGGTCTTTCCTCCATGGTATCCTTCTACCACTATGCACTCGATCTGATTCTGGACCTCGAAACGCAGAGCAGCTCCCGGCTGACGGAAGAACAACAGCGGCTTGTGGAGTCCTCCGCCGAAACGCTTTACGGTCTCATCCACGCCCGCTTCATCACGACACCGCGCGGTTTGAAGCTTATGGAAGAAAAATTTGTCGAAGGGGAGTTTGGCCGGTGCCCGCGAGTGTTTTGTGGCGGCCAAGCGGTGTTACCCGTGGGCCAGAGTGACGTGGTGCGCGAAAGCTCAGTGAAACTCTTCTGTCCAAAATGTCAGGACATTTATTATCCGCGGTCCTCACGACACCGCGCACTAGACGGTGCCTTCTGGGGGACAACGTTCCCACACCTCTTTCTTATGCATCTCAGGGAGAATGGAAAGGTGATTGGGCGCCCCAAGCAGCAATATATCCCTCGTATCTACGGCTTTCGGCTGCACAACAAGGAAAAGTGCGTTCGCGACGAAGATGTGGAGCGGGCCGGgagtgttggtggtggtgctgcaGGCGCCGACGAGGGAGATgccgaagaagaggaagaacaagaggaagaggagggaagtcACCACCAGCAACAAATTGGTGGGGAGGGCAGTACACGACAAAATACACCCAACTCTCGTAAGGGACGGAGTGGCGCTAGGGGGCCCAGAGGAGAGCCTGAGGAGACACCAAAGAgataa
- a CDS encoding T. brucei spp.-specific protein, translating to MEACVGGCRNEGEVGKQDVLERLRTYWSDERMKQKDVKERLSPDCGQARSTEHALNPFQKMRGGSCAVLPAVSHPLFSFVVCDKVFSCGGLLLYIYFCVSALSLYGWLVSLQTCDPLLPSVLSLFSVGDAVCPLLCHAGTKDATHSVHRYIHIYIYMRIT from the coding sequence ATGGAGGCGTGTGTTGGGGGTTGTAGGAATGAGGGAGAGGTGGGGAAACAGGACGTCTTGGAAAGGTTACGGACGTACTGGAGTGATGAGAGGATGAAGCAAAAGGATGTAAAAGAAAGACTTTCACCGGACTGTGGTCAAGCACGTTCAACTGAACATGCATTAAATCCATTTCAAAAGATGCGAGGCGGTAGTTGCGCGGTACTCCCCGCTGTATCTCAtcccttattttcttttgttgtgtgtgatAAGGTGTTTTCATGTGGTGGtcttttattatatatatatttttgtgtaaGTGCTCTTTCTTTGTACGGATGGTTGGTGTCGTTGCAAACGTGTGATCCTCTTTTACCGAGTGTACTGTCATTGTTCTCGGTCGGTGATGCCGTCTGTCCTTTACTCTGCCACGCTGGAACCAAGGACGCCACCCACAGCGTGCAtagatatatacatatatatatatacatgcgtATAACGTAA
- a CDS encoding 40S ribosomal protein SA, putative: MTSVSSGAKVLRMKESDVQKLLAMHCHLGTKNSSSAMKKYIHGRTSDGTNIIDIHMTWEKLILAARVIAAVENPQDVTVCSTRLFGQRAIFKFSQLVGTSFLGGRFIPGTFTNQIQKKFMQPRVLVVTDPRTDHQALREASLVNIPVIAFCDTDAPLEFVDIAIPCNNRGRHSISMMYWLLAREVLRLRGTIPRSVPWEVKVDLFFYRDPEEALKQEEATAAAEVHEEADEGYGWVERDNTWEQ; this comes from the coding sequence ATGACCTCCGTCTCGTCCGGCGCTAAGGTCCTCCGAATGAAGGAGAGCGACGTGCAGAAGTTGCTCGCCATGCACTGCCACCTCGGCACgaagaacagcagcagcgccaTGAAGAAGTACATCCACGGGCGCACAAGCGACGGCACAAATATCATTGATATCCACATGACGTGGGAGAAGCTGATCCTTGCCGCCCGTGTGATCGCTGCGGTGGAGAACCCACAGGATGTCACCGTCTGTTCCACACGCCTATTCGGGCAGCGCGCCATCTTCAAGTTTTCCCAACTCGTTGGGACATCGTTCCTCGGTGGCCGGTTTATTCCCGGTACATTCACCAACCAGATCCAGAAGAAGTTCATGCAGCCACGCGTTCTGGTTGTCACGGATCCCCGCACAGACCACCAGGCCCTACGTGAAGCGAGCCTTGTCAACATCCCCGTCATTGCTTTCTGCGACACGGACGCACCACTGGAGTTTGTTGACATTGCCATCCCGTGCAATAACCGTGGACGCCATTCTATCAGCATGATGTATTGGCTGTTAGCCCGGGAGGTGCTGAGGCTCCGTGGCACCATCCCACGTAGTGTACCATGGGAAGTGAAAGTGGACCTCTTCTTCTACCGTGACCCTGAAGAGGCATTGAAGCAAGAGGAGGCCACCGCCGCAGCTGAGGTCCATGAAGAAGCTGACGAGGGTTATGGATGGGTGGAGCGCGACAACACATGGGAGCAGTAA
- a CDS encoding T. brucei spp.-specific protein: MWLFFGTLCRGALVVLLTFLLYFDSSRLPTPDYVAGEMCNMLERHAECSSCQKLLSHFDVDGKGDESPIWQTLRRLDKPRMPAVQPCDGKTRSVECNRFLENSLIEKWSMVSALVHEMKKFYATTDPDAVGIVNTRHDELVEFILNEREARESEQRELQKWEDCSSIVDVKSDTSELSTNKLRRHTYESSACSISFSNDRQRSFCWCHCAGKLPFMERTRIWLLHIYLSYDMRMKIIILQHQRNTLFCLLLELCLLGIVMRHQTVEAAVEVAGAVHPTNGKLSNELTDVFMSQVHTGKSTTRRVAPPRLRGSSHRKD; the protein is encoded by the coding sequence atgtggCTTTTCTTTGGAACTTTGTGTCGTGGAGCACTTGTGGTACTCCTgacctttcttctttattttgattCTAGTCGTCTTCCGACGCCTGATTATGTTGCTGGAGAGATGTGTAACATGTTGGAGAGGCACGCGGAGTGTTCCAGCTGTCAGAAGCTTCTGAGCCATTTCGATGTCGATGGAAAAGGCGATGAGTCCCCGATCTGGCAAACTTTGCGACGGTTAGACAAGCCGCGTATGCCTGCAGTGCAACCATGTGATGGCAAAACGAGGAGTGTGGAGTGTAATCGTTTTCTTGAAAATAGTCTCATTGAAAAGTGGAGCATGGTCTCTGCGCTTGTTcacgaaatgaaaaagttttACGCCACTACGGATCCGGATGCCGTGGGCATCGTTAACACTCGGCACGATGAACTCGTAGAGTTTATACTGaatgaaagggaagcaaGAGAAAGTGAACAGCGGGAATTGCAGAAGTGGGAAGACTGCTCTTCTATAGTCGATGTCAAAAGTGACACTTCGGAGCTTTCCACGAACAAATTGAGGAGGCACACATATGAAAGCagtgcgtgcagcattagtTTCAGCAACGACCGCCAGCGATCATTCTGCTGGTGCCACTGCGCGGGAAAGTTGCCTTTCATGGAGCGGACGCGGATTTGGTTGCTTCATATTTACCTCTCGTACGACATGCGCATGAAAATAATTATTTTACAGCATCAAAGGAACACCCTCTTTTGCCTTCTGTTGGAATTATGTTTACTTGGAATAGTGATGAGGCACCAGACTGTGGAGGCTGCAGTTGAAGTGGCGGGCGCCGTACATCCCACCAACGGCAAATTGAGCAATGAACTCACGGATGTTTTTATGTCACAGGTTCACACGGGAAAATCAACCACACGTCGGGTTGCGCCTCCACGATTAAGAGGGTCCAGTCACCGGAAAGactga